The following proteins are encoded in a genomic region of Drosophila bipectinata strain 14024-0381.07 chromosome XL, DbipHiC1v2, whole genome shotgun sequence:
- the LOC122321020 gene encoding uncharacterized protein codes for MEEYKLLVAGRRRLKSTITRIVSLAERLPATQSKDGIEVLLERLDFAWSEFEKLGDALSVHDQVDGYVDPADDNAEYEARYLRAREFLVSAKRSLEPQAPSTSQCNDSMGNGVALLQLLQQQQQMLERMAVSDAASTPISNNGVVDAEPMHNELPKIQIKRFAGDYKEWPAFRDIYDSTIHKKRHLSNTQKFHYLKSLLTDEAASLIAHLPITESAYETAVLRLNERYDRPRHIVYSLLEKFTKLPETTKIDVSVLRKVTDGANEIVRALDAIGENTRDCWIIFLILQKMDAETRRKWIEDSRDLKSPTTNDLFKFLDTRCEEFELSQRQSNWDGKPKQQEKAKRPMHANAMLAVERGTYVRGKINEHHLAGSADFLALSVEQRRSMAKEKSLCFNCLRSGHFTRQCESKFNCRTCHGRHHTLLHVQQAASAQGFAATTNTSQATVQDVPTGRENQRNQDESQATSVTVSHIARAHVSQSAAYGSGLTEITHKHGRRQSTLPTAVVFVQNANGTYTSCRLLLDSGSELSYISERCINALGLARSSSRILVSGISSIKAEATRGITQLNLKSRFTDSALKITAHVLSKITSSLQRNNIEPSSLKVFDGFLMADTDFAAVAPIDILLGSDYVWSTLTGQKMHDNMGNLIAISSIFGWVITSVGVNPSPTTTTLFSTCNIDSTLQRFWEIEEVSSYARKDPDEDTVEKHFLETHKRDNDGKYIVELPFKTANPKFADTLQGAQARFMAVEKRLQRNPDLREKYVKFMQEYLSLGHMTEVKPLSHDSGNLFYLPHHPIVGRKLRVVFDGSFKDANGVALNDTLHVGPSIQRNLFAVCLRFRMYRYVFSADIVKMFRQVWVSTDHQGYQRILWREHPSAPLKHYQLRTVTYGTACAPYLAVRVLEQLAQDYRDEYPTASRILLEDFYVDDVLTGANREDELLTNKNELIQLMSHAKLDLDKWVSNSSLMCKPDSRDAISTGNARVQDSIKVLGIYWNPTDDTLMYQTGLTSNPSCTKRQILSDVARIFDPLGLLSPIVVQFKIMFQRLWLLDLDWDSELPPNIAEPWLKCRADLDTLQKLQIPRFVLSKEDSIELHAFSDASTKAYAAAVYCRCRNKDGTYSVSLMAAKTRVAPLNQQSLPRLELCGALLLSRLVRSLKEGLRHKEIQVIAWCDSTIVLSWLSYPPSKMKTFVANRTSEILETLPRHTWHHVSSKENPADCASRGMTTSQLLEFHLWWNGPPWLLNDDEYTAKVQNSETSVKFSDHHAQDELRTTAMLTRERMDDSFSAFDDLVERVSSWQKLVHTVGYVLRFIRRVKKTRNRAESTTLSFEEIKAARLVCLRNAQACFGEDRMLLQTNQPLRNRSQLSKLAPFIGSDDLLRVGGRLRQSKLPEEVKHPILLPKAHRITKLLLEHEHWVNLHPGTSALFVITRQRYWIIGARNLIRKVTHNCIRCFRQRHHTTHQLMADLPSIRITQSLPFVNSGCDYAGPIILKDRKGRNAKKSKGYICLFVCLVTSALHLELATDLSTEAFLAALRRFMSLRGKCAQIYSDNGRNFVGAKRALDEMQQLLASTNHRDLVSQTLADEGINWVFIPPYAPHWGGKWESSVRSVKLHLRRIIGNTILTFEQMHTLLAQISAVVNSRPLYYTPDTDVTYLSPAHLLIGRSFTTIPEGDLSHIPENRLDYWQGVQALYQGFWKRWHQEYLTTLQQRPKWETPQPNVELGTVVLIKDSNTPPASWPLAKVIATYPGADETMFQGGPGC; via the exons ATGGAGGAATACAAACTACTGGTTGCGGGCCGCCGCAGACTCAAGAGTACGATCACGAGGATCGTGTCCTTAGCTGAGCGTTTACCTGCAACACAATCAAAGGATGGAATCGAAGTTTTGCTGGAACGATTAGATTTTGCATGGAGCGAATTCGAAAAGCTTGGAGATGCATTATCCGTTCATGATCAGGTCGATGGGTACGTAGATCCAGCCGACGACAACGCAGAATACGAAGCAAGGTACCTGAGGGCAAGGGAGTTCCTTGTCTCAGCAAAGCGCTCATTGGAGCCACAAGCACCATCAACAAGTCAATGCAATGACTCAATGGGCAATGGAGTCGCACTTCTCCAGttgctacaacaacaacaacagatgCTGGAACGTATGGCTGTTTCCGACGCAGCAAGTACACCTATTTCAAACAATGGCGTCGTGGACGCAGAACCAATGCACAATGAATTAccgaaaattcaaattaagcgTTTTGCTGGAGACTACAAGGAATGGCCAGCATTTCGAGACATATATGACAGTACCATTCATAAGAAACGACATCTATCAAATACGCAGAAGTTTCATTATTTGAAGTCACTGTTGACCGATGAGGCGGCAAGCCTTATTGCACATTTACCAATAACAGAAAGTGCATACGAAACAGCAGTTTTGCGTTTAAATGAGAGATACGACAGACCACGCCACATTGTCTATTCCCTATTGGAGAAATTCACGAAGCTGCCGGAGACCACAAAGATTGATGTATCGGTCCTACGTAAAGTAACTGATGGAGCAAATGAGATAGTTCGAGCGTTGGACGCGATCGGAGAAAACACACGAGATTGCTGGATCATCTTTttgattttacaaaaaatggaTGCCGAAACACGCCGTAAATGGATCGAGGACAGCCGCGATCTGAAGTCACCAACAACCAACGACTTGTTTAAGTTCCTGGATACTCGCTGTGAGGAATTTGAACTAAGTCAACGCCAAAGCAATTGGGATGGCAAACCTAAGCAGCAGGAAAAGGCAAAAAGACCTATGCATGCCAATGCCATGTTGGCTGTCGAGAGGGGCACTTACGTCAGAGGCAAAATAAACGAGCACCACCTAGCAGGCTCTGCGGACTTCCTGGCGCTGAGTGTTGAGCAACGGCGATCAATGGCAAAGGAAAAATCGCTATGTTTCAACTGTTTGAGATCGGGACATTTTACAAGGCAGTGCGAATCCAAATTCAACTGTAGGACATGCCACGGACGACATCACACGCTACTACATGTACAACAAGCTGCATCCGCGCAAGGCTTTGCAGCAACTACGAACACTTCGCAGGCTACGGTACAGGACGTACCAACTGGAAGGGAGAATCAGCGTAATCAGGACGAATCTCAAGCTACATCGGTGACAGTGAGTCACATAGCACGAGCACATGTCTCACAATCGGCTGCATACGGATCAGGCCTTACAGAAATTACCCACAAACATGGGCGTCGCCAAAGCACGCTACCGACTGCAGTGGTATTTGTTCAGAACGCAAATGGAACATATACAAGCTGCCGGCTACTATTGGACAGTGGTTCTGAGTTGTCATACATTTCGGAACGTTGCATTAACGCACTTGGACTTGCACGTTCATCATCTCGAATATTGGTATCGGGAATTTCTTCCATCAAGGCTGAGGCAACCAGAGGAATTACACAGCTGAATCTCAAATCGCGATTCACAGACAGCGCACTAAAGATTACTGCACACGTTCTCAGTAAGATCACATCGTCTTTGCAGAGAAACAACATCGAACCATCATCACTCAAGGTGTTCGATGGATTCCTGATGGCGGATACCGACTTCGCAGCGGTGGCTCCGATAGACATTTTATTGGGGAGCGACTACGTTTGGAGCACGCTAACGGGCCAAAAGATGCACGACAACATGGGCAATCTTATTGCCATCTCTTCGATATTTGGATGGGTCATCACATCGGTTGGAGTTAATCCGTCTCCAACAACTACAACGCTATTCTCCACATGCAACATTGATAGTACACTACAACGATTTTGGGAGATAGAAGAAGTCAGCAGCTACGCTCGCAAGGATCCAGACGAAGACACGGTGGAGAAACACTTCCTCGAGACGCACAAAAGGGACAACGATGGAAAGTATATCGTCGAGCTACCATTCAAGACGGCAAATCCGAAGTTTGCAGACACACTCCAAGGAGCACAAGCTCGCTTCATGGCTGTAGAAAAACGGCTACAGCGCAATCCGGATCTACGAGAGAAGTATGTAAAATTCATGCAGGAATACCTAAGTCTTGGTCATATGACCGAAGTTAAACCATTGAGCCACGATTCAGGTAACCTCTTCTATCTGCCCCATCACCCTATAGTTGGACGAAAACTTAGGGTCGTATTCGACGGGTCATTCAAGGACGCAAATGGAGTGGCTCTGAATGACACACTACACGTTGGGCCGAGCATTCAGCGCAACCTTTTTGCTGTTTGTCTCCGGTTCAGAATGTATAGATATGTATTCTCCGCAGACATTGTCAAAATGTTTCGCCAAGTTTGGGTAAGCACCGATCATCAAGGCTACCAAAGAATCCTATGGAGAGAGCATCCATCTGCGCCTTTGAAGCACTACCAGTTACGCACTGTAACTTATGGAACAGCTTGTGCGCCCTATCTGGCTGTAAGGGTATTGGAGCAACTGGCACAGGATTACAGAGACGAATATCCAACTGCATCAAGAATTCTTCTAGAGGACTTCTACGTCGACGATGTACTCACTGGAGCGAACCGCGAAGATGAGCTACTAACAAATAAGAATGAGCTAATTCAACTGATGTCACACGCCAAATTGGATCTTGACAAGTGGGTATCCAATTCATCACTAATGTGTAAGCCCGATTCCAGAGACGCTATCAGCACGGGAAACGCACGAGTACAAGATTCAATAAAGGTTCTTGGAATTTACTGGAATCCAACCGACGACACGCTGATGTACCAAACCGGCTTGACATCAAATCCGAGCTGCACTAAAAGGCAAATCCTCTCAGATGTTGCACGTATCTTTGACCCACTTGGCCTACTATCGCCGATTGTGGTACAATTCAAAATCATGTTCCAAAGGCTATGGTTATTGGATCTCGATTGGGATTCGGAGCTTCCACCAAACATTGCCGAACCTTGGCTCAAGTGCAGAGCAGATCTCGACACGCTACAAAAGTTGCAAATACCACGATTTGTCCTTAGCAAGGAGGACTCGATTGAGCTACACGCCTTCTCCGATGCATCAACCAAGGCatatgctgctgctgtttacTGCAGGTGTCGAAACAAGGACGGAACCTATTCGGTTTCGTTGATGGCTGCCAAAACCAGGGTAGCACCACTGAACCAACAATCCTTACCTCGACTAGAGCTGTGTGGAGCGCTGCTGTTAAGTCGCCTGGTACGATCACTCAAGGAAGGACTACGACACAAGGAAATTCAGGTTATTGCGTGGTGCGATTCAACTATTGTTTTATCCTGGCTATCATATCCACCATCAAAGATGAAAACCTTCGTCGCAAATCGCACATCGGAAATTCTGGAAACGTTGCCACGACATACCTGGCATCACGTAAGCTCAAAGGAGAATCCCGCCGACTGCGCATCAAGGGGAATGACGACTTCCCAACTGCTAGAATTTCACCTGTGGTGGAACGGGCCACCATGGCTGCTCAACGATGACGAGTACACGGCTAAGGTACAAAACTCTGAAACTAGTGTCAAGTTTTCAGACCATCATGCACAAGACGAATTGAGGACCACAGCCATGCTCACTCGTGAGAGGATGGACGACTCATTTTCGGCGTTCGACGACCTTGTTGAACGCGTCTCATCCTGGCAGAAGCTGGTACATACCGTGGGCTATGTTCTACGCTTTATCCGACGAGTGAAAAAGACACGAAACCGAGCGGAATCAACCACCCTGTCTTTTGAGGAGATCAAGGCAGCACGACTTGTATGCCTGAGAAACGCACAGGCGTGCTTTGGAGAAGACCGAATGCTTCTCCAGACGAATCAACCACTGCGAAACAGGTCGCAATTATCAAAGCTTGCACCGTTTATTGGTTCGGATGACCTACTACGAGTTGGCGGGCGCTTGAGACAATCTAAACTACCGGAAGAAGTCAAACACCCGATACTGCTGCCGAAGGCTCACCGCATTACGAAGCTGCTCCTGGAACACGAACACTGGGTAAACTTGCACCCAGGTACATCGGCACTATTTGTAATAACGCGTCAACGTTATTGGATTATTGGTGCACGAAATCTGATAAGGAAGGTCACTCACAACTGTATCAGATGCTTTCGTCAAAGGCATCATACTACGCACCAACTCATGGCCGATTTGCCAAGTATCCGAATCACACAATCGCTTCCCTTTGTCAACTCTGGATGTGATTACGCTGGACCAATAATTCTTAAGGATCGAAAGGGTCGCAACGCTAAGAAGTCAAAGGGATACATATGCCTTTTTGTGTGCCTCGTCACTTCGGCACTACATCTGGAACTCGCTACTGACCTAAGCACAGAGGCATTTCTAGCAGCCCTCAGAAGATTCATGTCTCTACGAGGAAAATGCGCACAGATCTACAGTGACAACGGTAGGAACTTTGTCGGAGCAAAGCGAGCACTGGATGAGATGCAACAACTTCTGGCATCTACAAACCACAGAGACCTGGTCTCACAGACTCTGGCAGACGAAGGCATTAACTGGGTTTTCATTCCACCGTATGCACCTCACTGGGGAGGAAAATGGGAGTCCTCCGTTCGATCAGTCAAGCTGCATCTGCGCCGCATCATTGGCAACACTATCCTGACGTTCGAGCAGATGCACACCTTACTAGCTCAAATCAGTGCAGTGGTAAACTCGAGACCATTGTACTATACACCGGACACCGATGTCACATATCTATCTCCAGCACATCTGTTGATAGGCAGATCATTTACAACCATTCCTGAAGGGGACCTGAGCCACATCCCTGAAAATCGACTTGACTACTGGCAAGGCGTTCAAGCACTCTACCAAGGATTCTGGAAGCGCTGGCACCAGGAATACCTCACTACGCTACAACAACGTCCCAAATGGGAAACACCGCAGCCGAATGTGGAATTGGGAACCGTCGTCCTCATCAAGGATTCGAATACTCCACCAGCTTCCTGGCCACTGGCAAAGGTTATCGCAACGTACCCTGGAGCTGACG AAACGATGTTTCAGGGCGGGCCGGGATGTTGA